The following is a genomic window from Clostridium sp..
AATATAAATTTGTATTGTGATATTATTATATTACCACATATAGTTATGATAACTATATGTGGTAATATAATAATAAATTTTGGGAAGTGATTTATTTGGAAGGGGATTTGAAATTCTACACACGAGGAGAAGAAGTTGCCAATGCAGTAACGCACGGAATAGGTGCAGGTCTGTCGGTAGCCGCACTTGTACTTCTGATCGTATTTGCAGAGAATAAAGGAGACAAATGGTATGTACTGAGTTATACCATATACGGTATTTCTCTTCTTTTACTATACTTGGAATCCACATTATATCACAGTATAACAAACATGAAGGTAAAGAAACTGTTTAGAATATTTGACCATGCATCGATCTATCTGCTGATAGCAGGTACTTATACACCATTTACACTGACGGTATTGAGGCCTACAGTTGGATGGATCATATTCGGTATAGTGTGGACACTTGCTATCGCGGGAATAATAATGAAGGTTTTCTGGATAGGAAGGTTCAATGTGATTTCTACTCTGATATATATTGGAATGGGATGGATAATAATATTTGCCATGAAAAGGCTCATGATGCTCCTGCCAACTGCAGGAATAGTGCTGCTTTTTGCAGGGGGCATTATATATACTGCAGGAGCGGTGCTCTATTTGATTGACAGGATACCGTACAATCATGCCATATGGCACTTGTTCGTAATGGGCGGCAGTATATGTCATTTTCTCTGCATACTTCTATATCTTTTCCCCGCCAAATAAGCTGAATGGGTATTGTCCTGATGAATGTGGACGATACCTTTTCTATTGTTAAAAAAAGAAAAAGAGTATATACTAGTGTATATACATATAATAATGTTTTAGGAGTGTGGAGATGGATAAATCATTGTTGATTGAAGAGATAAATAGATTGAAAGCTGAAAGGGACGCCTGTATATTGGCACATAATTATCAGATACCTGATGTACAGGATATAGCGGATATAGTCGGAGATTCTTTTGCGCTCAGCAGGGCGGCTGCAGATCTGGATAACAAGGTGATAGTGTTCTGCGGTGTAAGGTTTATGGCGGAAAGCGCAAAAATTTTATCCCCGGATAAGATCGTACTTCTGCCAGCAGCCAATGCAGGCTGTCCACTGGCAGATTCTATAGATGAGAAACAACTTGAGAGGGAGAAAAAAAATTATCCCGATGCAAAGGTGGTATGCTATATAAATTCCTCAGCGGAGGTAAAGGCTGCCAGTGATATATGCTGCACCTCTTCAAATGCAGTAAAGGTTGTTGACAGCATTGATTCAGAGCAGGTAATTTTTGTACCGGATCAAAATCTGGCTTCATATGTGGCGGAAAAGGTGGAAAATAAAAAGATAATACCATGGCTGGGCAATTGCATTACCCATGTAAGAATAACAATGGAGGATGTTTTCAATATAAAAAGAGAACACCCGGAGGCCGAGATGCTGGTTCATCCCGAGGTTAGTGAAGAGATAAGGGCAGATGCCGACTTCGTGGGGAGTACTTCACAGATAATAGACTATGCCCAAAACTCAAAGTGCCAGGAGTTTATTATAGGAACGGAAATAGGAGTACTGCACAAGATGCAGAATGACAGCCCGCAGAAAAAATTTTATCTGCTCAGCAAAAGACTTGTATGCGAGAATATGAAGATGACATCCCTTTATGACGTTTACAGGTCACTGATGAATATGGATAATGAAGTCATTGTCCCCGAAGATGTAAGTACAAAGGCATTGAGCTCCCTTGACAGGATGCTATCCGTAAAATAAACACTATAAAGTTTGGAAGGTGATGTAAATTGAAAAGATATATGGCTCATTGCAGTGGTGCTCCCATAACCAGTGAGCAGTATTATGACATAATTATAATAGGAGCTGGAATATCCGGGCTCTATACGGCGCTTATGCTTCCAGAAAATTTTAAAATAGCAGTTCTAAGCAAAAAAGATTTATTTGATTCGGATTCCTGTCTGGCACAGGGAGGGATTGCGGCCAGTATAGAAGATGATGACAGAAAGCTTCACGTAGAAGATACCCTCGATGCAGGCTGCTACATAAATGATAAGGAAGCTGTGAATGTACTTGTGAACGAATCCGAAGATGCCATAGACAAGCTGTTGGGGATTGGAGTGGAGTTCGACAGGGACAGCAGTGGGAAATATTATAGATCTCTTGAAGGGAATCATTCCATTCCAAGAATACTTCATGTCAACGGTGATGCTACAGGTAAGGGGATAATGGATGTACTCATTAAAAGAGTTGAGGATGCTCCAAATATAAAGGTCATAACTGATATACTTGCCGTGGATATTGTAACGGATGAGAAAAAATTTACAGGGCTCACTGCATTCTGGAAAAACAGGTTTATCTATTTCCGGGCAGGAATTTGTGTCATGGCATCCGGTGGAATAGGACAGATATTTTCAAAAACCACCAATGTGGATGTGCTTACGGGAGATGGAATAGCAATGGCACTTAGGGCAGGGGTGGATTTGGACAATATGCAGTATGTGCAATTCCATCCAACTGCATTGTATTCCCGTAATACGGGAGACAGGTTGTTTTTAATATCAGAGGCAGTCAGGGGAGAAGGTGCGGTTCTCAGAAATGCATGCAAAGAAAGATTTATGGATCGTTATGACAGAAGAAAGGAACTGGCACCGAGGGATATAGTAGCCAGGGCGATAGAGGACCAGATGAAAAGGTACAATTCGGATTACATTTATCTGGATGCCACACTGTATGACAGAGATTTTCTCGAAAACAGGTTTAATACTATATATTCAAAATGCATGAGCAGGGGAATAGAAATGGATAAAGATTATGTCCCCGTAACCCCGGCACAGCATTATTTCATGGGCGGTATAAAAGTAGACTTGTACAGCAGGACAAATATTAAAAATCTCTATGCCGTTGGAGAATGTTCATGTACAGGCGTGCATGGCGCAAACAGACTTGCAAGCAATTCTCTTATGGAAGCACTTGTATTCGGTAAAAGGGCAGCAGAGGATATTTCAAATAAAATGGACACTGACAAAGATGAAAAGAGCAATAATTTTCATGCTGATGCAGCAGAGAAGAAAGTAAAAAATAGATCACAGGAAATAGACAGGAATGAAATTATACTTCTTAAAAAGAAGGTAAAGTATTGTATGGATGAAAATGCAGGCATAGTGAGAAAGCTTGACAGTCTTGAACAGGCGCTTTCAACTGTGAACAGTATCATGGATAAAATTGAAAATGCAGTATGTACGGATATGAAAAATTATATTGAGCTTTATAATATGTGTCAGGTGTCACGGTGTGTTATTTTATCTGCCATTGAAAGCAGGACTTCCATAGGCAGCAATTATGTGGAAGAATATTGCAAAAATCCGGTTTCCAAAAGTTGGGGTGGTATCAATTGAATTATTTAATATTGGATGAATTTATAAAAAGAGCCCTGGTTGAGGACATAGATTATGGTGACATTACTACAGACAGCCTATTTGGCGGGAATGAAATTTCAGAAGCCAGAATTATTTCCAAGGACAACGGTATTATTTCAGGGATTCATGCGGCAGAGAGAGTATTTCATATTGTGGATGGAAATATAGAATTTCAAATTGAAAAAGAAGATGGTGATTCTGCAGGGTATGGGGATATACTGGCAAATATAGGTGGAAGTTCAAAGTCCATATTGAAAGGGGAGAGAACCGCACTCAATATAATGCAGAGGATGTCCGGTATTGCCACGGCAACAAGGAACATGGTGAATCTTGTAAAGGATTTTGATACCAGGATAGTTGATACGAGGAAAACCCTCCCGGGCTTTAGAATGCTTGATAAATATTCGGTAACTGTGGGGGGAGGATATAACCACAGAATGAGTTTATCTGATTATGTAATGATTAAGGATAATCATATAAAGGCGGTAGGTTCAATAAAAAAAGCAGTTGAAACAGTGAAGGAGAAACTGCCTTTTACACACAAAATTGAAGTCGAGGTGGAGAATCTGGATCAACTGAAAGAAGCACTTTCTACGGCGGCAGATGTGATAATGCTTGACAATATGGACATAGAAACTATGAAGAAGGCTGTGGAATTAATTGATGGAAGATTTGTGGTGGAAGCTTCGGGAAATGTAAGTGAAAAAAATGTGGCTGATATTGCAGCTGCAGGAGTTGATATTATATCAATAGGCAGTCTGACCCACTCTGTTAAGGCATTTGATATCAGCCTTAAATTTAGATGATACTGTCTGGGGCTGCCGCACTAATTTTTTAGTGCGGCAGCCCTATTTAAATTAAATGGATATTTTGTTTTTATCAATGACTGCTATCAGCATAAAGGTTATGAAACATACTATCCACTCCATATATATTACATGGGGGAATATCCTGAAAGAAGGTACCAGCTGCCATAGAAACAGGACTATTATACCTGCCAGCGTGGTAAAAAATGCGGAACTCTTTCTGCAGAATCCAGGGGCAAACACGGTGAACAGAAATACAAGAGTGAAAGCGGTACAAAGGCTGAGACCAAGGGATATGGTCTTTAATATGCCAGACATGGACAGGGCCATGACAAAGGTAAGTATACCTATAACTACAACAAATAATTTGGTCATTACAATCAGTCTGTGACTATTTATTTTAGGATTCAGGAATTTTTTGTAGATGTCATTTGTAAATAATGTGGATGCACCCAGAAGCAGATTGCATGCTGTAGACACATCTGCAGCCCAGAGGGCTGCAAGAGTCAGCCCTGCTGCAAAAGGATTCAGTGACAATATCATTTTTGGGAGCGCCATGGTGGCACTTACATCGGGAAAAGTAGTTTTAGCCGCCATTCCGATTATGGAGCATAAAAAGCCTATTGGTATCATGAGAAAGCCGGCTATGATGAAGCCTCTTTTTGCCACCTTTGGATTTTTGGCTGCAAATGCCAGTTGTACAGGCCCTTGCATGGACATGACCTGGGTTGCCATAATCAGGAACCAGCTTATAATTATCCACATTCCGGTACCCTGAACGGGATTGAAATAAGGTACATTTTGCGGAAGCTGCAGTTTTATGTTCTCGAGGCCTCCTCCTGAAGCGATGGCAAGCAGGGTACATATGATAATACCTGTATATTTCAAAGGCACGTTGAACAGGTTGCATAATCCGGAAGACCACATTCCCCCTATGAAGGTTATCCCTATGAAAACACATGCACTTACGAGCATACCGGTTTTAATGGTAAATATTCCAGGAAGTAGAGAAGAAAGAATTGCACCTCCTGCTATGTACTGGAGTGATACGACTACAGTCAGAATAATTATCTGGCATATTACACAGATAAGTCTGCCCTTTTCATCATAAAATTTCCCAAAGAGTTCAGGTACTGTAGACACGTTGAATTCACGATACTTGCCGGCAATTCCAAGCCCCATTACTATTGCTGCAAAGCCCCAGGCCACATTATACCACCCTGCAGACAATCCGATATCATAGGCCTGTTCAGCCACCCCTATTGTAGATGCGCCACCAATGGCAAGACCTATAAGGGAACAGGTTACGAGAGGTGTTGTAAGCTGACGCCCGGCCAGTGTATAGCTTTCTCCTCCTTTTACAGCTCTTTTTCTTGCAAAGAAGCTTATTATGAAAAGCATTAATATGTAGATGATAATTATTATTAAAGATATGTTCATTTTATAATTCCCTCCTATTTTGTTTCTCACCTTTCAAAAATAATTAAAAAAAGACATAAAAAAAGTCCCCGATCAAGGGACGAAAAGTCGTGGTACCACCCTAGTTAAACAATAAAAATTGAAATAAAAAAAGTACCGATTCAAGGGACGAAATAATCGTGGTACCACCCTACTTTGGAAACAAACACTATTGTTTTTCTCTTACTATTAACGGGAGTCAGCCGGCACAGCCTACATAATCACATGATTCAGCCTGCAGTTCAGGAATGTATTTCATAAAGCAGGCCAGACAGTTTGCACCAAACACCGTCTCTCTTCGCAGCGTACTAAATTACTTCTTTCCATCTTTACTTTTATTTATATATAAGTTATTATAGTTTAAAATATTTGTGAAATCAAAGGATAAAATGCATGTCTACCGCTGATTAAGTCTATATTTCTGTGAATATGTAGATATTCCTTGTAATTGCTGGTCATGACATTATATTATGTTATAATGTTTCAATAAGCTGAAATTATTTTAACAACTGGTAGGTGGTATAGGTGAAAATTTCGTTTTTGGGAGGAGCCCGTGAAGTTGGGGGAAGCTGTATACTGTTGAATATATCAAACAAGAATATACTTCTTGATTGTGGAATAAGGCAGAGTTCTTCAAAGGATCCAATTCCCGACTTTAAAATCATCCAGGAAAGTGGTGGAGTAGATGCAATAATTATAAGCCATGCACACATGGATCACATAGGATGTCTTCCGATAATAAGCAAGGAATATCCTATGGCCAGGATATATGCAAATTTAATGACAAAGGACCTTATGAAGGTCTTGCTTTATGACAGCTTGAAAATAATGAACAACAGGGAAATGGAGATTCCGCTGTATGCGGAGAAAGATGTAAAGTCCATGCTGAACAGGGTGTTCCCGATAAACTACATGGTGGAATTTTCTATATTCGAACATATAAAGCTGTGCTTTTATGCAGCAGGGCATATAGCAGGTGCTTCATGCATATATTTAAAATCACCTGAGGGAACAGTGCTCTATTCGGGAGATTTCTCAATATTTTCACAGAGAACCGTAGATGGGCTGAAGCTGCCGAAGCTCAGACCGGACATAGGAATTTTTGAAACTACATATGGCGACAAACTTCATTCAAACAGAGAAGTGGAAGAGGAAAAACTTGTAGACATAGTGAATGAATGTATTGTGAAAGGCGGCAAAATGCTTATTCCGGCCTTTGCACTTGGAAGAGCACAGGAGATCATACTCATAATAAAAAGGGCCATGAATAAAGGCCTGATTAAAGGTGTAAAGGTATATGTAGATGGAATGATAAGAGATATAAATCGGGTTTATAAATTAAATCCCGTTTATCTTAAGAATTCACTGGGCAAAAAAATTTTCAGGGGGATAGAGCCCTTCTATGATGGCAATATAATTCCGGTGGAAAATAGAGATACAAGGGAAAAAATAATAGAAGGCAGGGAGAGCTGTGTCATAATTTCAAGTTCAGGTATGCTTACAGGGGGATTCAGCCAGTATTATGCGGAAAAACTGGCTCCACTTGAAAGCTCGTATATAGTTATAACCGGCTATCAGGATGAAGAATCTCCAGGAAGAAAGCTTCTGAATCTTCTGGAGGAAGAAGATAAAAAACTGGAATTGAACGGGAAGCTGATACCGGTGAGATGCAGTGTAAAAAAAGTAGGACTTTCGGCCCATGGCGATAAAGAAGAAATAAAATCCCTGATAAAGATGCTTTCACCGAGAAATATATTTATGGTTCATGGAGATGAGAAGGTAATTGAAAGCTTTTCAAAAGAAATTTCCTGTGAAGCAAGAGCCAGGGTATATTCCCCAAAGTGTGGGGAAAGTTATCATATAAATGTAAATAATCCCAGAAAGCAGCTGAGCAGACAGATAGCAAAGATTATGGGAGAAGAAGGTTCTTTAAGCAGGATGGATATGGAAAAACTCTGGAGATTTGTTGCCAGCAGCTATGGGCAAAAATTTTTTACTGCAGAGGAACTTGCTTTTATCTGGACAGGTGAGGAAAATTCGAGCAGTGATCTGGAAGTCATATCAAATTTTCAGCAGAAGCTGATGGAGTCCATTTATTTTGAAAATGATGTGAAAAGGCTGTTTATGTTTAAAGCAAAGCCAGAGCATGAGGTTGCTGAGCTTTTGAGGCCAAGGGAATTGAAGCCAAATGAACTGAATGATCTGGTGGATAAATACTTTGGAAGCTTCAAGTTTAAAAAGGCAGGTTTTATTTATGGGCAGAAGAAGGTGGTTTTGAACTTTGATTTTCCGATTGTTGTTGAAAAACGAATATATGATGTCATAAAGAAATTTAAAAATGATGTTGGATGGAATGTTGAAATTTCCAGTTCTGTAAATATAAATGAAGCTTCAAATATTATAAGCAGGATGCTGTATGGAGCCGATATAAGAAAGATTTCCTACAGACTGGATGAGAACAGGGTTGAGGTAAATCTGAATTCCAATTTTCATGTTGATAAAAAGGTTGTGGATGAGTTTGCCAAAAATACAGGGCTTCAGCTTATATTCAAATTTCCTGTTGAAACAATATGTGAAAAGATAACTACAGAGAGTGATAAAAGCTGCAGTCCCATGGAACAAAACAAGGCGTTGAATTTTATTGACAGAGAATTTGAAAGTAGGGAATTCAAACCCTATAGGAAAAGTATAAGGTCGGATGAAAGCGGAAAATATATAGAACTTAGTTTTATAACACCTGTGATAGGGAAAAAATATGAAAAATATATAGAAAGGCTTGAGGATAGTACGGGATGGAATATAAAAATATCAGACGGCATAAACCAGAATCAAATAATAAATGAGGTAAAGCTGCTCTGCGGTATTAAAAATATAGAGCTGAAAAAAAGTCCATCCTTCAACATGATTGATTCAACTGTAACCTTGAAATTGAAAAATTCAGAATCAGAAGAAAAAATTCAGTGGATAAAACAAAAAATTGAACACGATACAGGCTGCCCGGTAATAGTCGATTTATAATTATTTAAAAAATTTTAATTTGACTATACTGTATACTCAAAATGTGGGCTATTATTATACTCCCTGGTTTTATAATATATGACATAGGGTTTTAAAAATGCAATTTTATACTGCAAATTGATTTTATATGCTGTGAAAATAGTAAATTGTATATTTTTAATATTGCAATAGGTTTTCTGGATTGAAGGACAAACAAGTTGAATATAACGAAAAACTTTTGTACAATATAATAGGCATATCAAAAGAGATCTGTTTCGACTTTCAATAAGGTGAGGAGTGAAGTATATATGAAAAACATAGAAGATCTAGTGGTTAATAACATAAGAATACTTTCGGCGGAAATGGTTCAAAAAGCAAACTCGGGTCATCCGGGGTTTCCTATGGGTGCGGCTCCGGAAGCATATGCAATCTGGGGCAGAAACATGAAACATGATCCAAAGGACCCCAATTGGATTGGCAGAGATAGATTCGTACTTTCGGCAGGGCATGCTTCGGCAATGTTGTATTCACTGCTGCATCTGTTTGACTATGGCTTGACAATAGATGATTTAAAAGGTTTTCGCCAGTGGAACAGCAAGACACCAGGACATCCGGAGCATGGTCATACAGTAGGTGTTGAGACTACTACTGGACCTCTGGGACAGGGAGTTGGAAATGCTGTTGGAATGGCTGTTGCAGAGCAGTTTATGGCTGCCAAATTCAATAAACCTGGATTTAACATAATAGACAATTATACGTTCGTATTGACTGGTGACGGCTGTCTTATGGAAGGGGTTGCATTGGAGGCAATTTCCCTTGCGGGAAACCTGGGCCTCGGGAAGCTCATACTTGTATATGACTGCAACAATATAACTATAGAAGGAGATACAGATCTGGCGGTTTCGGAAGATGTTGCGAAAAAATTTGAAGCATGTGGATGGCAGGCATTAAAGGTTGAGGATGGAACCAGTGTGGATAAGATAGATTCAGCTATAAAGGAAGCCAAAGCTGAAGCAAGCAAACCAAGTGTAATAATAGTGAAAACTCAGATAGGATACGGATGTCCTGAAAAACAGGGTAAA
Proteins encoded in this region:
- the trhA gene encoding PAQR family membrane homeostasis protein TrhA, which translates into the protein MEGDLKFYTRGEEVANAVTHGIGAGLSVAALVLLIVFAENKGDKWYVLSYTIYGISLLLLYLESTLYHSITNMKVKKLFRIFDHASIYLLIAGTYTPFTLTVLRPTVGWIIFGIVWTLAIAGIIMKVFWIGRFNVISTLIYIGMGWIIIFAMKRLMMLLPTAGIVLLFAGGIIYTAGAVLYLIDRIPYNHAIWHLFVMGGSICHFLCILLYLFPAK
- the nadA gene encoding quinolinate synthase NadA — encoded protein: MDKSLLIEEINRLKAERDACILAHNYQIPDVQDIADIVGDSFALSRAAADLDNKVIVFCGVRFMAESAKILSPDKIVLLPAANAGCPLADSIDEKQLEREKKNYPDAKVVCYINSSAEVKAASDICCTSSNAVKVVDSIDSEQVIFVPDQNLASYVAEKVENKKIIPWLGNCITHVRITMEDVFNIKREHPEAEMLVHPEVSEEIRADADFVGSTSQIIDYAQNSKCQEFIIGTEIGVLHKMQNDSPQKKFYLLSKRLVCENMKMTSLYDVYRSLMNMDNEVIVPEDVSTKALSSLDRMLSVK
- the nadB gene encoding L-aspartate oxidase, with protein sequence MAHCSGAPITSEQYYDIIIIGAGISGLYTALMLPENFKIAVLSKKDLFDSDSCLAQGGIAASIEDDDRKLHVEDTLDAGCYINDKEAVNVLVNESEDAIDKLLGIGVEFDRDSSGKYYRSLEGNHSIPRILHVNGDATGKGIMDVLIKRVEDAPNIKVITDILAVDIVTDEKKFTGLTAFWKNRFIYFRAGICVMASGGIGQIFSKTTNVDVLTGDGIAMALRAGVDLDNMQYVQFHPTALYSRNTGDRLFLISEAVRGEGAVLRNACKERFMDRYDRRKELAPRDIVARAIEDQMKRYNSDYIYLDATLYDRDFLENRFNTIYSKCMSRGIEMDKDYVPVTPAQHYFMGGIKVDLYSRTNIKNLYAVGECSCTGVHGANRLASNSLMEALVFGKRAAEDISNKMDTDKDEKSNNFHADAAEKKVKNRSQEIDRNEIILLKKKVKYCMDENAGIVRKLDSLEQALSTVNSIMDKIENAVCTDMKNYIELYNMCQVSRCVILSAIESRTSIGSNYVEEYCKNPVSKSWGGIN
- the nadC gene encoding carboxylating nicotinate-nucleotide diphosphorylase codes for the protein MNYLILDEFIKRALVEDIDYGDITTDSLFGGNEISEARIISKDNGIISGIHAAERVFHIVDGNIEFQIEKEDGDSAGYGDILANIGGSSKSILKGERTALNIMQRMSGIATATRNMVNLVKDFDTRIVDTRKTLPGFRMLDKYSVTVGGGYNHRMSLSDYVMIKDNHIKAVGSIKKAVETVKEKLPFTHKIEVEVENLDQLKEALSTAADVIMLDNMDIETMKKAVELIDGRFVVEASGNVSEKNVADIAAAGVDIISIGSLTHSVKAFDISLKFR
- a CDS encoding sodium:solute symporter family protein, translated to MNISLIIIIIYILMLFIISFFARKRAVKGGESYTLAGRQLTTPLVTCSLIGLAIGGASTIGVAEQAYDIGLSAGWYNVAWGFAAIVMGLGIAGKYREFNVSTVPELFGKFYDEKGRLICVICQIIILTVVVSLQYIAGGAILSSLLPGIFTIKTGMLVSACVFIGITFIGGMWSSGLCNLFNVPLKYTGIIICTLLAIASGGGLENIKLQLPQNVPYFNPVQGTGMWIIISWFLIMATQVMSMQGPVQLAFAAKNPKVAKRGFIIAGFLMIPIGFLCSIIGMAAKTTFPDVSATMALPKMILSLNPFAAGLTLAALWAADVSTACNLLLGASTLFTNDIYKKFLNPKINSHRLIVMTKLFVVVIGILTFVMALSMSGILKTISLGLSLCTAFTLVFLFTVFAPGFCRKSSAFFTTLAGIIVLFLWQLVPSFRIFPHVIYMEWIVCFITFMLIAVIDKNKISI
- a CDS encoding MBL fold metallo-hydrolase, with protein sequence MKISFLGGAREVGGSCILLNISNKNILLDCGIRQSSSKDPIPDFKIIQESGGVDAIIISHAHMDHIGCLPIISKEYPMARIYANLMTKDLMKVLLYDSLKIMNNREMEIPLYAEKDVKSMLNRVFPINYMVEFSIFEHIKLCFYAAGHIAGASCIYLKSPEGTVLYSGDFSIFSQRTVDGLKLPKLRPDIGIFETTYGDKLHSNREVEEEKLVDIVNECIVKGGKMLIPAFALGRAQEIILIIKRAMNKGLIKGVKVYVDGMIRDINRVYKLNPVYLKNSLGKKIFRGIEPFYDGNIIPVENRDTREKIIEGRESCVIISSSGMLTGGFSQYYAEKLAPLESSYIVITGYQDEESPGRKLLNLLEEEDKKLELNGKLIPVRCSVKKVGLSAHGDKEEIKSLIKMLSPRNIFMVHGDEKVIESFSKEISCEARARVYSPKCGESYHINVNNPRKQLSRQIAKIMGEEGSLSRMDMEKLWRFVASSYGQKFFTAEELAFIWTGEENSSSDLEVISNFQQKLMESIYFENDVKRLFMFKAKPEHEVAELLRPRELKPNELNDLVDKYFGSFKFKKAGFIYGQKKVVLNFDFPIVVEKRIYDVIKKFKNDVGWNVEISSSVNINEASNIISRMLYGADIRKISYRLDENRVEVNLNSNFHVDKKVVDEFAKNTGLQLIFKFPVETICEKITTESDKSCSPMEQNKALNFIDREFESREFKPYRKSIRSDESGKYIELSFITPVIGKKYEKYIERLEDSTGWNIKISDGINQNQIINEVKLLCGIKNIELKKSPSFNMIDSTVTLKLKNSESEEKIQWIKQKIEHDTGCPVIVDL